A window from Hemicordylus capensis ecotype Gifberg chromosome 2, rHemCap1.1.pri, whole genome shotgun sequence encodes these proteins:
- the LOC128344825 gene encoding zinc finger protein 135-like, with product MENQNQKDPPSNQGSEGTGEDPQDLQAGSEGESQKWVLWEQFKKEMLEEKSHRRETKQKKFPQGAVSARVLAEAVCGDDTPALPPSFHQDAEACRRSRIVSVVRHTRDLEKQTLLPADARLLIREPGPQTCSPAVGLAEASLMRQLECQRQKHQVALEEALPGSPAVEEASESVPSLGGCRTARESTVLAGTDAGDLQQSENWGDPSGRSSEQTEQEEQKENLWNQEGPERQVEKYKTVKRAEKTTAENQTQRGENKQLEAQLTTHTEGKPNKDLENVCQSKTLSGDKLHHGEERPYKCLVCGKNFCQKQILTIHLRSHTGEKPFTCSDCDKSFCHQQSLIDHKVIHTGERPYECSYCDRRFSYRSTLYYHKRIHTGDRPYKCSYCDKSFRQKAHFDAHERIHIGDRPFKCPQCEKTFTQKIHLTKHETTHTVEESYQCSHCGESFPNKSDLLLHQRTHKEKKP from the exons AtggaaaaccaaaaccaaaaagatCCCCCGTCAAATCAGGGTTCAGAAGGAACAGGAGAGGACCCACaagatctccaggcagggagcGAGGGGGAATCCCAAAAATGGGTACTATGggaacagtttaaaaaagaaatgctCGAGGAAAAATCTCACAGACGGGAAACCAAACAGAAGAAATTCCCTCAGGGAGCAGTGTCTGCGCGGGTGTTGGCAGAGGCTGTGTGCGGTGATGACACTCCAGCACTGCCACCCTCCTTCCATCAAGATGCTGAAGCATGCCGGAGGTCTAGGATAGTGTCTGTTGTGAGGCACACAAGGGACCTGGAGAAGCAGACCCTTCTGCCCGCAGACGCCCGCCTCCTGATCAGGGAACCGGGCCCACAGACCTGCTCCCCAGCTGTGGGTCTGGCTGAGGCTTCCCTGATGagacagctggagtgccaaaggcaGAAACACCAG GTGGCATTGGAGGAAGCTCTCCCGGGTTCCCCTGCAGTGGAGGAAGCTTCAGAATCTGTTCCTAGTTTGGGAGGTTGCAGGACTGCCAGGGAAAGCACAGTGCTGGCAGGAACCGACGCAG GTGACCTGCAGCAGAGTGAGAATTGGGGGGATCCAAGTGGGAGATCCTCAGAACAAACTGAACAAGAAGAACAGAAAGAGAACCTCTGGAATCAAGAAGGTCCAGAGAGGCAGGTGGAAAAGTACAAAACGGTGAAGAGGGCTGAGAAAACCACGGCAGAAAACCAAACACAAAGGGGGGAGAATAAGCAGCTTGAGGCTCAGTTGactacccacacagaagggaaacCAAACAAAGACTTGGAGAATGTCTGTCAGAGCAAAACCCTTTCTGGAGATAAACTGCACCATGGAGAAGAGAGGCcctataaatgcttggtgtgtggaaagaacttTTGTCAGAAACAAATCCTTACTATACATCTAAGatcccacacaggggagaagccattcACATGCTCTGATTGTGATAAAAGCTTTTGTCATCAACAATCTCTCATTGATCATAAagtaattcacacaggagagaggcCATACGAATGTTCATACTGTGACAGAAGATTTAGTTATCGATCAACCCTTTATTATCATAAAAGAATTCATACAGGAGACAGGCCTTACAAATGCTCATACTGTGACAAAAGCTTTAGGCAGAAAGCACATTTTGATGCGCATGAAAGAATTCACATAGGAGACAGACCATTTAAATGCCCACAATGTGAAAAAACCTTCACTCAAAAAATTCATCTTACTAAGCATGAAACAACCCACACAGTGGAGGAATCATATCAATGCTCCCACTGTGGAGAAAGTTTTCCTAATAAATCAGATCTTCTTCTACATCAAAGGACTCACAAAGAGAAGAAACCATAG